A part of Antennarius striatus isolate MH-2024 chromosome 21, ASM4005453v1, whole genome shotgun sequence genomic DNA contains:
- the muc13b gene encoding mucin-13b, whose protein sequence is MLKIFSTSDYFGCRVLELRPAESSRRSEQAVNATVEILFTPTASTKTEEVVQKIEKYIVECPECILSGGSFSDFSLCDMVPCDKNTMECHSENGSFNCTCFNDYAKTNLSSRICIICPSGQQAVDFACVDCPYGYSGFNCDESWMLTVIVVCTIFGVLLLLIIILLPIMLCRSSKKNKKNKNADNVPLVSNGLSNGREALANTPTNIGIPRIPRAATNISWDSKTNLEMTQTNNQRQSFPHMYEDQDDMTPYARSKSGLHGQTERPNNPYTQNPSQQMNSASRNGQVNPYYVHDNGRQFN, encoded by the exons ATGCTGAAAATTTTTTCCACTTCTGATTACTTCGGCTGTAGAGTGTTGGAACTCAG ACCAGCGGAGAGCAGCAGACGGTCAGAGCAAGCGGTCAATGCAACTGTAGAGATCTTATTCACACCAACTGCTTCCACCAAAACAGAGGAAGTTGTACAGAAAATTGAGAAATATATTGTTGAATGTCCTGAATGTATACTGTCAGGTGGCAGTTTTTCAG ATTTTTCCTTGTGTGATATGGTTCCCTGTGACAAGAATACTATGGAATGCCACTCAGAAAATGGATCTTTTAACTGCACCTGTTTCAACGATTATGCTAAGACGAACTTAAGCAGCAGAATATGCATAA TTTGTCCAAGTGGCCAACAAGCTGTGGATTTTGCTTGTGTTGA TTGTCCGTATGGTTATTCTGGTTTCAACTGTGATGAAT CATGGATGCTCACAGTTATAGTCGTTTGCACCATCTTTGGAGTACTGCTGCTCCTCATAATCATTCTTCTACCTATAATGTTGTGCAG ATCttcaaaaaagaacaagaagaacaaaaatgCAGACAATGTTCCACTGGTTAGCAACGGTTTATCCAATGGCCGAGAAGCCTTGGCTAACACCCCCACCAACATTGGGATACCTCGTATCCCACGAGCTGCAACCAACATCAGCTGGGACAGCAAGACCAATCTGGAGATGACTCAGACCAATAACCAACGACAGTCTTttcct CATATGTACGAAGACCAGGATGACATGACGCCATATGCTCGATCCAAGAGCGGCCTCCATGGTCAGACTGAACGGCCGAACAACCCATACACCCAGAATCCATCCCAGCAGATGAACTCTGCATCCAGGAACGGCCAAGTCAACCCTTACTACGTGCATGACAATGGAAGACAATTCAATTAA